The following proteins are encoded in a genomic region of Drosophila bipectinata strain 14024-0381.07 chromosome XL, DbipHiC1v2, whole genome shotgun sequence:
- the LOC138926542 gene encoding uncharacterized protein codes for MPTSTGIKKATLGLAPTASKGADPRKKRINPNRRIVGQAPSCAQLQVLPTLKYLHVGKFASSTQPDALCKFVADKLNVEPSDLACARLIKKDADINALKFVNFKLGVPEQNFPTVSNDDFLPMSVKVSRFVHR; via the coding sequence ATGCCTACCAGCACTGGGATCAAAAAGGCTACTCTGGGCCTggccccaacggcatctaagggggctgacccgaggaagaagcggatcaaccctaataggcgcattgtgggacaagcacccagttgcgctcaacttcaagtgcttcccaccttgaaaTACCTTCATGTTGGTAAATTCGCGTCGTCTACCCAACCAGATGCACTGTGCAAgtttgtcgcagataagctgaacgtggagcccaGTGATTTAGCctgtgctaggctgatcaaaaaggatgctgacatcaacgcccttaagttcgtcaattttaaattgggagttccggagcaaaaCTTCCCTACAGTCTCCAATGATGATTTTTtgcctatgtcggtaaaagtcagccggtttgtcCATAGATAG